A window of the Hypomesus transpacificus isolate Combined female chromosome 10, fHypTra1, whole genome shotgun sequence genome harbors these coding sequences:
- the LOC124472306 gene encoding ephrin type-B receptor 1-like, with amino-acid sequence MVRENGAGRGGKIPVRWTAPEAIAYRKFTSASDVWSYGIVMWEVMSFGERPYWDMSNQDVINAIEQDYRLPPPMDCPSALHQLMLDCWQKDRNARPRFADIVNTLDKMIRNPTSLKTMANIPAIPSQPLLDRSVPDFSSFGSVEEWLAAIKMTQYRDNFLNSGFTSLQLVTQMTSEDLLRIGVTLAGHQKKILSNVQSMRVHMSQSPTAMA; translated from the exons ATGGTGAGAGAGAATGGAGCAGGGAGG ggcGGTAAGATCCCTGTGAGGTGGACGGCGCCGGAGGCCATCGCCTACAGGAAGTTCACCTCGGCCAGCGACGTGTGGAGCTACGGCATCGTCATGTGGGAGGTCATGTCCTTCGGAGAGCGGCCCTACTGGGACATGAGCAACCAGGAT GTCATCAACGCCATTGAGCAGGACTACAGGCTGCCCCCCCCTATGGACTGCCCCTCCGCTCTGCACCAGCTCATGCTGGACTGCTGGCAGAAGGACCGCAACGCTCGGCCACGCTTCGCCGACATCGTCAACACCCTGGACAAGATGATACGCAACCCCACCTCCCTGAAGACCATGGCCAACATCCCTGCcat cccctcccagcctctcctggaCCGCTCGGTCCCAGACTTCAGCAGCTTTGGCTCTGTGGAGGAGTGGCTGGCCGCCATCAAGATGACTCAGTACAGAGACAACTTCCTCAACTCGGGCTTCACCTCCCTGCAGCTCGTCACCCAGATGACCTCCGA AGACCTGCTGAGGATAGGTGTGACCCTGGCCGGCCACCAGAAGAAGATCCTCAGCAACGTCCAGTCCATGCGGGTGCACATGAGCCAGTCGCCCACTGCCATGGCATGA